Proteins from a single region of Desulfovibrio sp. Huiquan2017:
- a CDS encoding lipoprotein-releasing ABC transporter permease subunit: MRFESFVALRYLFALRKQSFISVISLFAVCGVAIGVGALIVVIGVMNGFSTDLRDKILGVNAHILITSLRGGISDYEELADEAKKVPGVTGVTPFVYSEVMLSTRTGVKGVVLRGIDPSTSSSVLSLSKDMVSGSVNRLNDNGDFPGIIIGSELAKRLGLTEGSLVNLLSPSGRTSSAGFAPKVRRFAVAGIFRTGMFEYDSSMGYVSIPAARQLLGFKGDVVSGLEISVNDVYNVKQISNDLRDKVSSFTVYVRNWQEMNANLFAALELEKTAMFIILAMIVLVGSFSIVTTLVMLVIQKTKDIAVLMSLGADKRSIRNIFMLQGTFIGLAGTLFGFLLGVPLSLLLKEYQFIKLPSNVYPVDYLPVRLEALDLFTIGAAAFLLCFVATIYPARRAAGLSPSEALRYE, from the coding sequence ATGCGGTTTGAGAGTTTCGTCGCACTGAGATATCTGTTCGCCCTGCGCAAGCAGTCGTTCATTTCCGTCATATCGTTGTTTGCGGTTTGCGGGGTGGCCATCGGCGTGGGGGCGCTCATCGTGGTCATCGGGGTTATGAACGGTTTTTCCACCGACCTGCGGGACAAAATCCTCGGGGTCAACGCGCATATCCTGATCACCTCGCTGCGCGGCGGCATCAGCGATTACGAGGAACTGGCCGACGAGGCGAAAAAAGTTCCGGGCGTCACGGGTGTGACGCCCTTTGTCTATTCCGAGGTCATGCTGTCCACCCGTACCGGGGTCAAGGGCGTGGTCCTGCGCGGCATCGACCCCTCCACCTCGTCTTCGGTCCTGTCCCTGTCCAAAGACATGGTCAGCGGCAGCGTCAACCGCCTCAACGACAACGGGGACTTCCCCGGGATCATCATCGGCTCGGAGCTGGCCAAGCGTCTCGGCCTGACCGAGGGATCCCTGGTCAATCTGCTCTCGCCCTCGGGGCGGACCAGTTCGGCCGGTTTCGCTCCCAAGGTTCGCCGCTTCGCCGTGGCCGGCATTTTTCGTACCGGCATGTTCGAATACGATTCCTCCATGGGCTACGTCAGCATCCCGGCGGCCCGTCAGCTGCTCGGCTTCAAGGGCGACGTGGTTTCCGGCCTGGAGATCAGCGTGAACGACGTGTATAATGTCAAACAGATTTCAAACGATCTGCGCGACAAGGTCTCGTCCTTTACGGTCTACGTACGCAACTGGCAGGAAATGAACGCCAATCTCTTCGCCGCGCTGGAGCTTGAAAAAACGGCCATGTTCATCATCCTGGCCATGATCGTCCTGGTGGGGTCCTTTTCCATCGTCACCACCTTGGTTATGCTGGTCATCCAGAAGACCAAGGACATCGCCGTCCTCATGTCGCTGGGCGCGGACAAACGCAGCATCCGCAACATTTTCATGCTCCAGGGGACGTTCATCGGCCTGGCCGGGACGCTCTTCGGCTTCCTCCTCGGCGTGCCGTTGAGCCTGCTTCTCAAGGAGTATCAGTTCATCAAGTTGCCGAGCAACGTTTACCCCGTCGACTACCTGCCCGTGCGCCTGGAGGCGCTTGACCTGTTCACCATCGGGGCCGCCGCTTTTCTGCTCTGTTTCGTGGCCACCATTTACCCGGCGCGCCGGGCGGCGGGTTTGAGCCCGTCGG
- the lysS gene encoding lysine--tRNA ligase translates to MLEALQAKDELNSVIKTRVEKACLLMDNDIPLYPNDFRRDSEIQAIWDQCGDMDGEDFENTDVQFTIAGRVVSYRSFGKVTFFHMQDRSGNIQVYAARDELGPDEYQLFKKTDIGDIVGVTGSLFRTKTGELTVKTRHFQLVTKSMRPLPEKYHGLKDVETRYRQRYVDLIVTPRTKEIFQARTAIIRELRTILDEKGFMEVETPMMQAIPGGATAKPFETHHNAMDMKLYMRIAPELYLKRLLVGGFERVYEINRNFRNEGMDTQHNPEFTMLEFYWAYADFMDLMDLTEEIFSRVAKKVTGDTVVPYQGEMIDLSPGAWTRLPFHESLEKIGGVSPEVYTDYDKCAALVKEKGEKIIKGEKLGKLQAKLFDLLVEPRLVQPHFIYHYPTDISPLSRRNEDNPDITDRFELFMTGRELANAFSELNDPVDQRGRFEVQVQEKEAGDEEAHFMDEDYVRALEYGMPPAAGQGIGIDRLVMLLTDSASIREVILFPLLRPEVG, encoded by the coding sequence ATGTTGGAGGCCCTTCAGGCCAAGGACGAACTCAACTCCGTCATCAAGACGCGCGTGGAAAAAGCGTGTCTTCTCATGGATAACGATATCCCCCTGTACCCCAACGACTTTCGGCGTGATTCCGAAATACAGGCCATCTGGGATCAGTGCGGAGATATGGACGGCGAGGATTTCGAGAATACGGACGTTCAGTTCACTATCGCCGGACGGGTGGTTTCCTACCGTTCTTTCGGCAAGGTCACCTTCTTCCACATGCAGGACCGCAGCGGGAACATCCAGGTCTACGCCGCCCGCGACGAACTCGGCCCCGATGAATATCAGTTGTTCAAGAAGACCGACATCGGCGACATCGTCGGCGTGACCGGCTCCCTGTTCCGAACCAAGACCGGCGAACTGACCGTCAAGACCCGGCATTTTCAGCTGGTGACCAAGTCCATGCGCCCTCTGCCCGAGAAATACCATGGGCTCAAGGACGTGGAGACGCGCTACCGCCAGCGCTATGTGGACCTTATCGTCACTCCCCGGACCAAGGAGATTTTCCAGGCCAGAACGGCCATCATCCGGGAATTGCGGACGATTCTCGATGAAAAGGGCTTCATGGAAGTGGAGACGCCCATGATGCAGGCCATCCCCGGCGGGGCCACGGCCAAGCCCTTCGAGACCCATCACAACGCCATGGACATGAAGCTGTACATGCGCATCGCGCCCGAGCTCTACTTGAAGCGCCTTTTGGTGGGTGGCTTTGAACGGGTCTACGAGATCAACCGTAATTTCCGCAACGAAGGCATGGACACCCAGCACAATCCCGAGTTCACCATGCTCGAATTTTACTGGGCATATGCGGACTTCATGGACCTCATGGACCTGACCGAGGAGATTTTCTCCCGCGTGGCCAAGAAGGTTACCGGGGACACCGTGGTCCCGTACCAGGGCGAGATGATCGACCTGTCCCCGGGTGCCTGGACGCGTCTGCCGTTTCACGAATCCCTGGAGAAGATCGGCGGCGTTTCCCCCGAGGTCTACACGGATTACGACAAGTGCGCGGCCCTGGTGAAGGAAAAAGGCGAGAAGATTATCAAGGGCGAGAAGCTCGGCAAGCTCCAGGCCAAGCTCTTCGACCTGCTGGTGGAACCCCGGCTGGTCCAGCCTCACTTCATCTATCATTACCCGACCGATATTTCGCCGTTGTCCCGCCGAAACGAGGACAATCCCGACATAACCGACCGCTTCGAATTGTTCATGACCGGCCGCGAGTTGGCCAACGCCTTTTCCGAACTGAACGATCCCGTTGACCAGCGCGGTCGTTTCGAGGTCCAGGTTCAGGAAAAGGAGGCTGGCGACGAAGAGGCCCACTTCATGGATGAGGACTATGTCCGCGCCCTGGAATACGGCATGCCCCCGGCTGCCGGGCAGGGCATCGGCATCGACCGCCTGGTGATGCTGCTCACGGACTCCGCTTCCATCCGCGAGGTCATCCTCTTCCCGCTGCTCAGGCCTGAGGTCGGGTAG